One window of the Rhodococcus sovatensis genome contains the following:
- a CDS encoding UDP-N-acetylmuramate dehydrogenase codes for MPTAISELTTMRLGGPAREFAVATTSDELVALVRDADASGTPVLLIGGGSNLVVGDQGFDGLVVKVETSGVRVDGNSMSVAAGERWDTVVATSLSEGLAGLEALSGIPGLAGATPVQNVGAYGTVTSDVLDSLTVYDRETGTTEVWTPDRCGFGLHRQSVFKHSTRYVILDTTMSLRRSRSSDPVRYAGLAERLGVTVGDTVAAAEVREAVLDLRGQKGMVLDAEDHDTWSVGSFFLNPVLTKVPATASRAPQYPDPSGIKIHAAWLIQNAGFAHGYGTDFGNGTVSLSTKHVLAITNRGGATTADVMALASHIRDGVQAEFGITLVPECDLVGCSLN; via the coding sequence GTGCCTACCGCAATTTCCGAGCTCACCACCATGCGACTCGGTGGTCCGGCTCGCGAGTTCGCCGTCGCGACGACCTCGGATGAGTTGGTCGCCTTGGTTCGCGACGCCGATGCGTCGGGAACTCCTGTGCTGCTGATCGGCGGCGGGTCCAATCTTGTCGTCGGCGACCAGGGTTTCGACGGTCTCGTCGTCAAGGTGGAGACCTCGGGCGTGCGCGTCGACGGCAATTCGATGTCGGTCGCCGCCGGTGAGCGGTGGGACACAGTTGTCGCGACCTCGCTGAGCGAGGGATTGGCGGGGTTGGAAGCGCTCTCGGGAATCCCGGGACTTGCGGGTGCGACGCCGGTGCAGAACGTCGGGGCGTACGGAACCGTCACCTCCGACGTGCTGGACAGTCTCACCGTCTACGACCGAGAGACCGGAACTACCGAGGTCTGGACGCCCGATCGGTGCGGGTTCGGACTGCACCGTCAATCGGTCTTCAAGCATTCGACGCGGTACGTCATTCTCGACACGACGATGTCACTTCGACGTTCGCGATCCTCCGATCCGGTCCGCTACGCAGGATTGGCGGAGAGGTTGGGCGTCACCGTAGGAGACACGGTCGCTGCGGCCGAGGTGCGCGAGGCCGTGCTCGATCTGCGTGGGCAGAAGGGCATGGTTCTCGACGCCGAGGACCACGACACCTGGAGCGTCGGATCGTTCTTCCTGAACCCGGTGCTGACGAAGGTTCCCGCCACGGCGTCGAGAGCGCCGCAGTACCCGGACCCGTCCGGAATCAAGATTCACGCCGCGTGGCTGATCCAGAACGCCGGTTTCGCGCACGGATACGGCACCGACTTCGGGAACGGCACGGTGTCGCTGTCGACCAAACATGTGCTTGCGATCACCAACAGGGGTGGGGCGACGACTGCAGACGTCATGGCTCTGGCGTCGCACATCCGCGACGGAGTCCAGGCGGAATTCGGGATCACGTTGGTTCCCGAGTGCGATCTGGTGGGCTGCTCGCTCAACTGA
- a CDS encoding DUF2505 domain-containing protein, translating to MPRPIAHSASVPAPVDKVHAALVSEQYWKDRIQEIGGPSAHLVSVTAINGTISVVMTQSIPEEELPAAVTAFKKGPLVIERTESWGPLGGGRAEGKFGATVEGAPATISGTTLLEGNDTSSTMSLSGNTEVKVPIFGGKIEAMISEQVLSLIDNEHDFTGNWIGQNLK from the coding sequence ATGCCTCGCCCCATCGCGCACAGCGCGTCCGTTCCCGCACCCGTCGACAAGGTGCACGCCGCGCTCGTGTCCGAGCAGTACTGGAAGGACCGTATCCAGGAAATCGGCGGCCCGAGCGCACACCTCGTGAGCGTCACCGCAATCAACGGAACCATCAGTGTCGTCATGACGCAGTCCATTCCGGAGGAAGAACTTCCCGCTGCCGTCACTGCGTTCAAGAAGGGGCCGCTCGTCATCGAACGCACCGAGTCCTGGGGACCCCTCGGCGGCGGTCGCGCCGAAGGCAAGTTCGGCGCAACGGTCGAGGGCGCACCCGCCACGATCTCCGGGACGACGCTGCTCGAGGGCAACGACACATCGTCGACGATGTCACTGTCCGGCAACACCGAGGTCAAGGTGCCGATCTTCGGCGGCAAGATCGAAGCCATGATCAGCGAGCAGGTTCTTTCGCTCATCGACAACGAGCACGACTTCACGGGCAACTGGATTGGACAGAACCTGAAGTAG
- a CDS encoding DUF2505 domain-containing protein, with protein sequence MARRMNYSARFTYSTEQVYAALSSREHWDARIEEMKKYSHNELKSFEVGDNGIDVVMHHIIPRTELPDIAQTVMKKDMVITRNVHFDPYTETTVGNYDASIPAGPGSLKGVTSLFATETGSTLRTSSEAKVFLPFVGGKLEQLMLVNLRDLWRGEGEVTADWLAQNN encoded by the coding sequence ATGGCGCGCCGCATGAATTACTCAGCCCGGTTCACCTACTCCACGGAGCAGGTGTACGCCGCGTTGTCGAGCCGCGAGCACTGGGACGCTCGAATCGAGGAGATGAAGAAGTACTCCCACAACGAGCTGAAGAGTTTCGAGGTCGGCGACAACGGGATCGACGTCGTGATGCATCACATAATTCCCAGAACCGAACTGCCGGACATCGCGCAGACGGTGATGAAGAAGGACATGGTCATCACCCGCAACGTGCACTTCGACCCCTACACGGAGACCACCGTGGGCAACTACGACGCGTCGATTCCCGCCGGTCCGGGCAGCTTGAAGGGCGTCACGTCGTTGTTCGCCACCGAAACCGGATCTACGCTGCGGACGTCCTCGGAAGCGAAGGTGTTTCTCCCGTTCGTCGGCGGCAAGCTCGAGCAGCTGATGCTGGTGAACCTGCGCGATCTCTGGCGCGGCGAGGGTGAAGTGACGGCAGACTGGCTTGCCCAGAACAACTAG
- a CDS encoding class I SAM-dependent methyltransferase: MPRTTRTPAPEGTITRGTTGINRLRRSDRWLVHSPLVRRVLAAAQDPLVVDLGYGARPDTTLELAHRLRTIRPDLRVTGLEIDPARVVPATENVTFARGGFELAGLRPNLVRAFNVLRQYPENAVPDAWSRILAGLAPGGLLVDGTCDELGRRCAWILLDSSGPMSLTLAWDPFTVHTPSDIAERLPKALIHRNVPGERIHELLTAADKAWSTAAPLAPFGPRVRWRAALKQLAANGLPTTVPRRRLRDNTLTVPWDSVAPR, translated from the coding sequence TTGCCCAGAACAACTAGGACCCCCGCTCCCGAAGGCACCATCACCCGCGGCACCACGGGCATCAACCGCCTCCGTCGTAGCGATCGGTGGCTGGTGCACAGCCCGCTCGTCCGCCGAGTCCTCGCCGCGGCACAGGACCCTCTCGTCGTCGACCTCGGATACGGGGCCAGGCCCGACACAACCCTCGAACTCGCGCACAGATTGCGCACGATCCGGCCCGACCTGCGGGTCACCGGACTCGAAATCGACCCGGCCCGCGTCGTCCCGGCGACCGAGAACGTGACGTTCGCACGTGGCGGCTTCGAGCTCGCCGGGCTGCGACCGAACCTCGTGCGCGCCTTCAACGTTCTCCGTCAGTACCCCGAAAACGCGGTTCCCGACGCCTGGTCCCGGATCCTGGCGGGGCTGGCGCCCGGCGGCCTGCTGGTCGACGGCACGTGCGACGAGCTCGGGCGTCGCTGTGCGTGGATCCTCCTCGACAGCTCGGGGCCGATGTCGCTGACGCTCGCGTGGGACCCGTTCACGGTGCACACGCCCTCGGACATAGCCGAGCGGCTGCCCAAAGCACTGATCCACCGGAACGTGCCGGGCGAACGCATCCACGAGCTGCTCACCGCGGCGGACAAAGCATGGTCGACCGCGGCACCGTTGGCCCCCTTCGGCCCGCGGGTGCGGTGGCGTGCCGCGCTGAAACAGCTTGCGGCGAACGGACTTCCGACTACAGTGCCTCGGCGACGGTTGCGCGACAACACCCTCACCGTGCCATGGGACTCGGTAGCACCGCGTTAG
- a CDS encoding type IV toxin-antitoxin system AbiEi family antitoxin yields MGTTRPSTVELRRLAASQDGYFTSEQAEELGFVAPAMVANIAVGDWIKVERNLYRLADWPHSDLEQFAMWCAWFGGNAVISHQSAAELHGFGHLHPQFVHVSAYTNLRVADTRLAVHRLQLTPHDFESTGTFRITTPVRTVLDLAAGGISQITLDEVVGDAVAIGRVEPGVLYKEAVNGPERVAERVELALSACT; encoded by the coding sequence ATGGGAACGACACGACCGAGCACCGTCGAGCTTCGTCGCCTGGCTGCGAGTCAGGATGGATACTTCACGAGCGAGCAGGCCGAGGAGCTCGGATTCGTGGCTCCCGCCATGGTCGCGAACATCGCCGTCGGCGATTGGATCAAGGTGGAGCGCAATCTGTATCGGCTTGCGGACTGGCCGCACAGCGATCTCGAGCAGTTCGCGATGTGGTGCGCCTGGTTCGGCGGTAATGCTGTGATTTCTCACCAGAGCGCGGCCGAGCTCCACGGCTTCGGTCATCTGCATCCCCAATTCGTGCATGTCTCGGCGTACACGAACCTGCGCGTGGCCGACACGCGGCTGGCCGTACATCGTCTGCAACTCACCCCACACGATTTCGAATCCACCGGCACGTTCCGGATCACGACGCCGGTGCGCACCGTCCTCGATCTCGCTGCGGGTGGCATCTCACAGATCACCCTCGACGAGGTGGTCGGCGACGCGGTCGCGATCGGGCGGGTCGAGCCGGGGGTGTTGTACAAGGAAGCAGTCAACGGACCGGAGCGGGTGGCCGAGCGCGTCGAGCTGGCCCTGTCTGCTTGTACCTAG
- a CDS encoding DUF2993 domain-containing protein has translation MTRSKAPMIAVLVVLALVAALLGGELYLRQQIKSCLAGQLESEIGSQVDVGLGWKPILVSLVDKQVSSVTLDSNDARFGIAEGMTVHAEVEDVNLERTADTNGSIGSSSADIDWSTDGIARTLQAQGIGALVSGVTSDASAGTLSFAVGGLAQLTVKPTVVGDRVDVQTVDASILGLGLPTDLVDSIVGVLSDSLQQYPLDMVPTSLTVTDAGIELALQGGQYSIPATDQPTEVPDGCGLLA, from the coding sequence ATGACACGAAGCAAAGCTCCCATGATCGCGGTGCTCGTCGTTCTTGCTCTCGTCGCTGCGCTGTTGGGCGGAGAACTGTACCTACGTCAGCAGATCAAGTCCTGCCTCGCCGGCCAGCTCGAAAGCGAGATCGGCAGCCAGGTCGACGTCGGACTCGGCTGGAAGCCCATCCTGGTGTCACTCGTCGACAAGCAGGTGTCCTCTGTGACGCTCGACAGCAACGATGCCCGGTTCGGGATTGCCGAAGGCATGACCGTCCACGCCGAAGTCGAGGACGTGAACCTCGAACGCACCGCCGATACCAACGGCAGCATCGGTAGTTCCAGCGCGGATATCGACTGGTCCACCGACGGCATCGCCAGGACGTTGCAGGCTCAGGGAATCGGCGCGCTCGTCTCGGGCGTCACCTCGGACGCATCGGCGGGCACCCTGTCGTTCGCCGTCGGGGGCCTCGCTCAGCTGACCGTGAAACCGACGGTGGTCGGAGATCGTGTCGACGTGCAAACCGTCGACGCCTCGATCCTCGGCCTGGGACTACCGACCGACCTCGTCGACAGCATCGTCGGCGTTCTCTCCGACAGCCTCCAGCAGTACCCGCTCGACATGGTCCCCACGTCGCTGACGGTGACCGACGCGGGTATAGAACTGGCCCTCCAGGGTGGTCAGTACTCGATCCCGGCTACGGACCAGCCGACCGAAGTACCCGACGGATGCGGGCTACTCGCCTAG
- the deoC gene encoding deoxyribose-phosphate aldolase, with the protein MSLTRGALARMVDHTLLKPEAKPEDVTALIEEGLALGVLAVCVSPSMLPVRADGLVVAAVAGFPSGKHHSLVKGAEARLAVDQGANEIDMVIDIGAAISGDYNAVLSDILTVREAIGPTTVLKVIIESAALSDEAIVETCLVAEKAGADFVKTSTGFHPAGGASVEAVKLMADTVGGRLGVKASGGIRTTDAALAMIDAGATRLGLSGTRAVIDGLAT; encoded by the coding sequence ATGTCTCTTACCCGCGGCGCCCTGGCGCGAATGGTCGACCACACGTTGCTCAAGCCCGAAGCCAAGCCCGAGGACGTCACCGCGCTCATCGAGGAAGGGCTCGCCCTCGGTGTGCTTGCCGTCTGTGTGTCACCATCCATGCTGCCCGTGCGAGCCGATGGCCTCGTCGTCGCCGCGGTCGCGGGATTCCCGTCCGGCAAGCATCATTCGCTCGTCAAGGGTGCTGAAGCACGCCTCGCGGTGGATCAGGGCGCGAACGAAATCGACATGGTGATCGACATCGGTGCGGCCATCTCCGGCGACTACAACGCGGTGTTGTCCGACATCCTCACCGTGCGTGAGGCAATCGGTCCGACGACTGTGCTCAAGGTGATCATCGAGTCGGCGGCGCTGTCCGACGAGGCTATCGTCGAAACCTGCCTCGTGGCCGAGAAGGCGGGCGCCGACTTCGTGAAGACATCCACCGGCTTCCATCCCGCAGGAGGTGCGAGCGTGGAAGCCGTCAAGCTGATGGCCGACACCGTCGGCGGCAGGTTGGGTGTCAAGGCCAGCGGCGGCATCCGTACGACGGACGCCGCCCTGGCGATGATCGACGCGGGCGCGACAAGGTTGGGGTTGTCGGGAACCCGCGCTGTCATAGATGGACTTGCGACCTAG
- a CDS encoding class I SAM-dependent methyltransferase, whose product MSASQVAGTFNSTSNEFDSVTPAVWGPAGQTLSFALDLRAGESVLDVCAGTGASALPAAMAVGPSGTVHAIDLAEDLLTVARAKATASALRNVEFVCADATEWEAPSTIDGGYDALSCSYGIFFLPNMEVSFTRLVAMVRPGGRVGVTVWRKGAIETFGAAFFDVVARYAPEVAHSGPRSKEGYASHPIRRVETAESLSAWLQARGCESVRVRELSNHVPTTDVFAWNFVLGSGFRGALSAFDDKARESIRREFLELLATRGIDSVDASTLVATGIRAS is encoded by the coding sequence ATGTCTGCTTCACAGGTCGCTGGCACCTTCAACTCCACCAGCAACGAGTTCGACTCCGTTACCCCTGCAGTGTGGGGTCCGGCGGGTCAGACGCTGAGCTTCGCCCTCGACCTGCGGGCCGGTGAGTCCGTCCTCGACGTATGCGCAGGAACCGGCGCGTCGGCCCTGCCCGCGGCCATGGCCGTGGGCCCGAGCGGGACGGTTCACGCCATCGATCTCGCCGAGGACCTACTCACGGTGGCTCGCGCCAAAGCTACCGCGTCGGCGCTACGGAACGTCGAATTCGTCTGCGCGGACGCCACCGAATGGGAAGCGCCCAGCACGATCGACGGCGGCTACGACGCCCTGTCATGTTCGTACGGAATCTTCTTCCTCCCGAACATGGAGGTCTCGTTCACCCGACTCGTCGCGATGGTTCGTCCGGGCGGCCGCGTCGGCGTGACGGTGTGGCGCAAGGGGGCGATCGAAACGTTCGGTGCTGCGTTCTTCGATGTCGTCGCCCGCTACGCACCCGAGGTTGCGCACAGCGGACCGCGATCGAAGGAGGGATACGCCTCCCATCCGATACGACGAGTCGAAACCGCCGAGTCTTTGAGTGCGTGGCTGCAGGCGCGGGGCTGCGAATCCGTGCGCGTCCGGGAGCTGTCGAACCACGTTCCGACGACGGATGTCTTCGCGTGGAACTTCGTCCTCGGCAGCGGTTTCCGCGGCGCCCTGAGTGCATTCGACGACAAGGCGCGCGAGAGCATCCGGCGCGAATTTCTCGAGCTGCTCGCCACCCGCGGGATCGATTCGGTCGACGCGAGCACACTGGTGGCAACCGGCATCCGGGCATCCTGA
- the purU gene encoding formyltetrahydrofolate deformylase codes for MSSVVTDDRRYVLSLGCPDRTGIVAKISTFLAEVGGWIVEAAYHADPDTGWFFTRQAVRASSVEMSIDELRSRFEAVAREIGPETEWALHDSGEHKRVVILVSKEAHCLHDLLGRAAGGELPAEISAVIGNHKSLEPIAKAHGITFHHVEFAKDPAERGPAFDEVRALVDSYDPHAVVLARFMQVLPEELCAHWAGRALNIHHSFLPSFVGARPYHQAFARGVKLIGATCHYVTAELDAGPIVEQDVIRVDHADEVSDMVRQGRDIEKLVLSRGLRWHLEDRVLVHGKKTVVFS; via the coding sequence ATGAGTTCTGTTGTCACCGACGACCGTCGCTACGTTCTGTCCCTCGGATGCCCCGACCGTACTGGCATCGTCGCAAAGATCTCGACGTTCCTCGCCGAGGTCGGCGGTTGGATCGTCGAAGCTGCCTACCACGCCGATCCGGACACCGGTTGGTTCTTCACACGCCAGGCCGTGCGGGCGTCGTCGGTGGAGATGAGCATCGACGAATTGCGCTCCCGATTCGAGGCAGTCGCCCGTGAGATCGGTCCGGAAACCGAATGGGCACTGCATGATTCAGGCGAGCACAAGCGCGTCGTAATTCTCGTCAGCAAGGAAGCACACTGCCTCCACGACCTCCTCGGCCGCGCTGCCGGCGGAGAACTGCCGGCCGAGATCTCGGCGGTGATCGGCAATCACAAGTCGCTCGAGCCCATCGCGAAGGCACATGGCATCACGTTCCATCACGTCGAGTTCGCGAAGGATCCAGCCGAGCGAGGTCCGGCGTTCGACGAGGTGCGGGCGCTCGTCGACTCCTACGACCCGCATGCCGTCGTACTCGCCCGGTTCATGCAGGTGCTCCCCGAAGAGCTGTGTGCGCACTGGGCCGGTCGCGCACTCAACATTCACCACAGCTTCCTGCCGTCGTTCGTCGGTGCGCGTCCGTACCACCAGGCATTCGCGCGCGGCGTCAAGCTCATCGGGGCGACGTGCCACTACGTGACGGCCGAGCTCGATGCAGGCCCGATCGTCGAGCAGGACGTCATCCGAGTGGATCACGCCGACGAGGTCTCCGACATGGTCCGTCAAGGGCGCGACATCGAGAAACTCGTACTCTCGCGCGGTCTGCGGTGGCATCTCGAGGATCGCGTCCTCGTGCACGGAAAGAAAACGGTCGTCTTCAGCTGA
- a CDS encoding alpha/beta hydrolase, which translates to MLSRRAVEGALLGIGGLAAAAGIGALVLRHRRRTSFTKTTDTRPDALLRRPTFVPRVVPVVTDDGAELHVRVYGDPDAQPIVFSHGWTCSADYWIPQINAFAENFSVIVYDQRGHGRSDVGTRPLGPDVLADDLADVLAATVAEDNKAVLVGHSMGGMSIMAWAGRYPEQVENLVSAVLLASTATDSLVRETTVIPLPNRFPRVPVQVGRVVLKSAIPLRPSTVTRHAIKYVSMAPGSTDAEVAFCEKIVLECEPQTRGIWGAALTDLDIHEALANMNVPTSVLVGTADRLTPPVHARKLAQALDAHDHLSKLIEIPGIGHMSSVEAIDEFNSEVARLRLL; encoded by the coding sequence GTGCTTTCACGCAGAGCAGTCGAGGGTGCCTTACTCGGCATCGGGGGTCTTGCCGCGGCCGCGGGGATCGGCGCACTCGTTCTACGGCATCGGCGTCGTACATCGTTCACCAAAACGACCGACACTCGGCCCGACGCGCTTCTGCGCAGGCCTACGTTCGTGCCTCGCGTCGTCCCCGTCGTCACCGACGACGGCGCCGAGCTGCACGTCCGTGTCTACGGAGACCCTGATGCACAGCCGATCGTCTTCAGCCATGGCTGGACGTGCTCGGCGGATTACTGGATTCCGCAGATCAACGCGTTCGCGGAGAATTTTTCGGTGATCGTCTACGACCAGCGTGGACACGGTCGCAGCGACGTCGGCACCCGGCCGCTGGGCCCTGACGTGCTGGCCGACGATCTCGCGGATGTTCTCGCTGCGACCGTCGCCGAGGACAACAAGGCAGTGCTCGTCGGCCACAGCATGGGTGGCATGTCGATCATGGCGTGGGCGGGGAGGTACCCAGAGCAGGTCGAGAACCTGGTGAGCGCGGTGTTGCTCGCGTCGACTGCGACGGACAGTCTCGTTCGAGAGACAACGGTCATCCCGCTGCCCAATCGGTTCCCGAGGGTGCCGGTCCAGGTCGGCCGTGTCGTTCTGAAGTCGGCGATCCCGCTTCGCCCGTCGACGGTGACTCGGCACGCGATCAAGTACGTGTCGATGGCACCGGGTTCGACGGACGCCGAGGTGGCGTTCTGCGAGAAGATCGTGCTCGAGTGCGAACCCCAGACGCGTGGTATCTGGGGCGCAGCACTGACCGATCTGGACATCCATGAGGCGTTGGCGAACATGAACGTCCCCACCTCCGTGCTGGTGGGCACCGCGGACAGACTGACCCCGCCCGTGCACGCCCGTAAGCTCGCCCAGGCCCTGGACGCTCACGATCACCTCAGCAAGCTCATCGAGATACCCGGCATCGGTCACATGAGTTCGGTCGAGGCGATCGACGAGTTCAACTCCGAGGTCGCCAGGCTTCGTTTGCTCTGA
- a CDS encoding MerR family transcriptional regulator, with protein sequence MIEYRVDDLARRAGVSVRNVRVYQDRGLLPPPRREGRTGWYNEAHLARLELISRMLERGYTFATISELLNAAQSGLRVEDVLTPDSAARQLRETKHLGRDDLQDLFGSDISDADLRRGADMGVIVETGNGYRIDNPVLLEAARLLHDAGIPLSTTLDQTEAVRSDLDDVARRFVALVTDKFLDEGKDPFDTDARTVGEVAELVNSLRPLTYRVVGALFREAMDQRITLTMEEVLAQYGDKPESANDQAS encoded by the coding sequence ATGATCGAGTATCGCGTAGACGATCTCGCGCGTCGGGCAGGTGTGAGCGTGAGGAACGTCCGCGTCTACCAGGACCGCGGCCTACTGCCACCACCCCGTCGAGAAGGCCGAACAGGCTGGTACAACGAGGCGCATCTGGCGCGGCTGGAGCTGATCAGCCGGATGTTGGAGCGCGGTTACACCTTCGCCACCATCAGCGAGCTGCTCAACGCCGCCCAGTCCGGACTACGCGTCGAGGATGTTCTGACCCCCGACAGTGCAGCGCGTCAACTACGTGAGACCAAGCACCTCGGCCGTGACGATCTACAGGATCTCTTCGGGTCGGACATCTCCGACGCCGATCTTCGACGCGGCGCCGACATGGGCGTCATCGTCGAGACGGGGAACGGATACCGCATCGACAACCCGGTGCTGCTCGAAGCGGCGCGACTGCTGCACGACGCAGGTATTCCACTGAGCACGACGCTCGATCAGACCGAGGCAGTTCGATCCGATCTCGACGATGTCGCACGCAGATTTGTTGCGTTGGTCACAGACAAGTTCCTCGATGAGGGCAAGGATCCATTCGATACCGATGCGCGGACGGTCGGCGAAGTGGCGGAACTGGTCAACAGCCTCCGTCCGCTGACCTACCGCGTCGTCGGCGCACTGTTCAGGGAAGCAATGGACCAGCGGATCACGTTGACCATGGAAGAAGTACTTGCGCAGTACGGTGACAAACCTGAATCGGCGAACGATCAGGCCAGTTAG
- a CDS encoding DUF2516 family protein gives MPVVNSLTSLIMFVLQIIALGGAAYAVFHAVRQRSDAFPAVDKLTKPVWLGILVVSLLVIFAFGINFLGIIAIVAVCVYLVDVRPKVDGIQRGPRW, from the coding sequence GTGCCTGTTGTGAACAGCTTGACGTCGTTGATCATGTTCGTCCTCCAGATCATTGCTCTGGGTGGCGCGGCCTACGCTGTCTTCCACGCTGTCCGGCAGCGGTCCGACGCGTTCCCCGCGGTGGACAAGCTGACCAAGCCGGTCTGGCTGGGCATCCTCGTCGTATCGCTGTTGGTGATCTTCGCCTTCGGGATCAACTTCCTCGGAATCATCGCGATCGTTGCAGTGTGCGTCTACCTCGTCGATGTTCGGCCCAAGGTCGACGGAATTCAGCGCGGTCCGCGCTGGTAG
- a CDS encoding heparin-binding hemagglutinin, protein MTDPKNFDNVKTPIYAAVGAGDAVVQAVADVVAQVRSRAETRGTEVTDRVDTARARIADLSEDVTEGVESLRERLTNLPAELPDEIADLRERFTPDELRKVAEAYLKVASDLYTSLAERGEETVERIRRTPAVEEGLERANSAANDVVDLTEQALGTVASQTRAVGERAAALAGIASDKVRDTAEDLADEIDEAGDSAKEAATDASQKVSGTAGKVESKTRGTAGSPIKKAEPAKKAAPTPAAKKTAAPAKKAPAKKTTS, encoded by the coding sequence ATGACTGATCCCAAGAACTTCGACAACGTAAAGACGCCTATCTACGCGGCAGTCGGCGCAGGCGACGCGGTAGTGCAGGCCGTTGCCGACGTCGTGGCCCAGGTGCGCTCGCGCGCCGAAACTCGCGGCACCGAGGTCACCGACCGCGTCGATACCGCGCGCGCTCGCATCGCCGACTTGTCCGAGGACGTCACCGAGGGTGTCGAGTCGCTGCGCGAGCGTCTGACGAACCTGCCGGCAGAGCTGCCTGACGAGATCGCCGACCTTCGTGAGCGTTTCACTCCGGACGAGCTTCGCAAGGTCGCCGAGGCATACCTCAAGGTTGCGTCCGATCTGTACACCTCCCTCGCCGAGCGCGGCGAGGAGACGGTCGAGCGGATTCGTCGCACGCCGGCAGTCGAAGAGGGCCTCGAGCGGGCCAACTCTGCCGCCAACGACGTCGTCGACCTGACCGAGCAGGCGCTCGGCACCGTTGCTTCGCAGACGCGCGCCGTCGGTGAGCGTGCGGCAGCCCTCGCGGGCATCGCCTCCGACAAGGTGCGTGACACCGCCGAAGATCTCGCCGACGAGATCGACGAAGCCGGCGACAGCGCCAAGGAAGCTGCCACCGATGCGTCGCAGAAGGTGAGCGGAACCGCAGGCAAGGTCGAGTCCAAGACTCGCGGCACAGCAGGATCGCCGATCAAGAAGGCCGAGCCTGCCAAGAAGGCGGCGCCGACCCCCGCAGCGAAGAAGACCGCAGCACCGGCCAAGAAGGCTCCGGCCAAGAAGACCACCAGCTGA
- a CDS encoding helix-turn-helix domain-containing protein → MTPSNDEHFDNQGIVAKVSEATEVVAEASDLVASVVTTAASDIGSYIRSQREAAQVSMRQLASRAGVSNPYLSQIERGLRNPSAEVLTQIAKGLRVSSEALYVRAGFLEERPHGPVRDALLGDTEITERQKHVLIEIYDSFRRENEQAQKAGEREADEHEAEKAVPEPDLPTDTEPPIQESSHD, encoded by the coding sequence ATGACCCCTAGTAACGATGAACACTTCGACAACCAGGGGATAGTCGCCAAAGTGTCCGAGGCGACCGAGGTTGTCGCAGAGGCGAGTGATCTCGTCGCCAGCGTCGTGACAACTGCCGCATCGGATATCGGCAGCTATATCCGCTCGCAGCGCGAGGCCGCGCAAGTTTCCATGCGGCAACTCGCGTCCAGGGCGGGGGTGAGCAACCCGTATCTCAGCCAGATCGAGCGCGGGCTACGCAATCCCTCCGCCGAGGTGCTCACGCAGATAGCCAAGGGTCTGCGGGTGTCATCGGAAGCGTTGTACGTCCGGGCCGGGTTCTTGGAAGAACGTCCGCACGGTCCAGTTCGAGATGCATTGCTCGGCGACACGGAGATCACGGAACGGCAGAAGCACGTGCTGATCGAGATCTACGACTCGTTCCGTCGCGAGAACGAGCAAGCGCAGAAGGCCGGCGAACGCGAGGCCGACGAACACGAAGCCGAAAAGGCAGTGCCCGAACCAGATCTACCTACCGACACCGAACCACCCATACAGGAGTCTTCCCATGACTGA